One part of the Thiohalorhabdus denitrificans genome encodes these proteins:
- the rsxC gene encoding electron transport complex subunit RsxC produces MADHDTPILQGLFHGGIHPAEHKEATAGRPIRELGVPEVLHVPLSQHIGNPAQAVVQAGDRVRKGDVLGKPDGFVSVPVHAPTSGTVTAVADYPAPHPSGLSAPAVTIEADGRDEWTDLEPHPDFEHLQPGEIRALVRQAGIVGLGGAGFPSFIKLNPGPDRAVDTVILNGGESEPYLTCDDRLMRERAGEILQGGSIIAYTVGAERIVVGVEANKPEAFAAMQEAAAGWPMVDVVMVENRYPMGAEKQLIQTITGREVPSGRLPADVGVVNQNVGTAYAIYRAVVHGEPLVERVLTASGAALAEPANLLVRLGTPIEEVARACGGYTDLGRLIMGGPLVGSALHATTAPVVKESNGLIFQARAEVDGALALPCIRCGACVDACPVNLMPNEMYNLARNKEFERIADYDLFDCIECGCCTYVCPSHLPLVHYYRYAKSEIQAKEREKEKADIARRRTEARDARLQREKEEKEAKRRAKKKASAKEEEGKGESGDAREAAARKAAEKRRSMRGEEAAGPEDATADSGEPSPGSDQQEPK; encoded by the coding sequence GTGGCTGACCACGACACCCCCATCCTGCAAGGGCTCTTCCACGGCGGCATCCACCCCGCCGAGCACAAGGAGGCCACCGCCGGGCGGCCCATCCGGGAGCTCGGCGTGCCGGAGGTCCTCCACGTCCCCCTCAGCCAGCACATCGGCAACCCCGCCCAGGCCGTGGTCCAGGCCGGCGACCGGGTGCGCAAGGGGGACGTGCTCGGCAAGCCCGACGGCTTCGTCTCGGTGCCCGTGCACGCCCCCACTTCCGGCACGGTCACCGCCGTGGCGGACTATCCGGCGCCCCATCCTTCGGGGCTGTCGGCCCCAGCCGTCACCATCGAGGCCGACGGCCGCGACGAGTGGACCGACCTGGAGCCCCACCCGGACTTCGAGCACCTCCAGCCGGGGGAGATCCGGGCCCTGGTCCGCCAAGCGGGCATCGTCGGCCTCGGCGGCGCCGGCTTCCCTTCCTTCATCAAGCTGAACCCGGGCCCCGACCGCGCCGTGGACACGGTCATCCTCAACGGCGGCGAATCCGAGCCCTACCTCACCTGCGACGACCGGCTCATGCGCGAGCGGGCCGGCGAGATCCTGCAGGGCGGCTCCATCATCGCCTACACGGTGGGCGCCGAGCGCATCGTGGTGGGGGTCGAGGCCAACAAGCCCGAGGCCTTCGCGGCCATGCAAGAGGCGGCGGCGGGGTGGCCCATGGTCGATGTGGTCATGGTGGAGAACCGCTACCCCATGGGCGCGGAGAAGCAGCTGATCCAGACCATCACCGGCCGCGAGGTGCCGAGCGGCCGCCTGCCGGCCGATGTGGGGGTGGTCAACCAGAACGTGGGCACCGCCTACGCCATCTACCGCGCCGTGGTGCACGGCGAGCCACTTGTCGAGCGGGTGCTGACCGCGTCGGGGGCGGCGCTGGCGGAGCCGGCCAACCTGTTGGTTCGCCTGGGCACGCCCATCGAGGAGGTGGCCCGGGCCTGCGGCGGCTACACGGACCTGGGCCGGCTGATCATGGGCGGGCCGCTGGTGGGCTCGGCCCTGCACGCCACCACGGCGCCGGTGGTCAAGGAATCCAACGGCCTGATCTTCCAGGCCCGGGCAGAGGTGGACGGGGCGCTGGCCCTGCCCTGCATCCGCTGCGGCGCCTGCGTGGACGCCTGCCCGGTGAACCTCATGCCCAACGAGATGTACAACCTGGCCCGCAACAAGGAGTTCGAGCGGATCGCCGACTACGATCTGTTCGACTGCATCGAGTGCGGGTGCTGCACCTACGTCTGCCCGTCCCACCTGCCGCTGGTCCACTACTACCGCTACGCCAAGAGCGAGATCCAGGCCAAGGAGCGGGAGAAGGAGAAGGCGGACATCGCCCGGCGCCGCACCGAGGCGCGCGATGCCCGCCTCCAGCGCGAGAAGGAGGAGAAGGAGGCCAAACGCCGCGCCAAGAAGAAGGCCTCCGCCAAGGAAGAGGAGGGCAAGGGGGAATCCGGCGACGCCCGCGAGGCCGCCGCTCGGAAGGCCGCGGAGAAGCGGCGGTCCATGCGCGGCGAAGAGGCCGCGGGCCCCGAGGATGCCACCGCCGACAGCGGGGAGCCCTCCCCCGGATCCGACCAGCAAGAGCCGAAGTAA
- the rsxA gene encoding electron transport complex subunit RsxA: MTHYLAILVGTVLVNNFVLVKFLGLCPFMGTSQRLETAVGMALATTFVLTLASVSSWAIDHFLLSPFDLGYLRTLSFILLIAALVQFTEMVVRKTSPLLYQVLGIFLPLITSNCAVLGVTLLNQQQGHGFLESAVYGFGAALGFSLVLILFSGIRERIALADVPIAFRGSAIALVTAGLLSLGFMGFTGLVRI, encoded by the coding sequence ATGACGCACTACCTGGCGATCCTCGTGGGCACCGTCCTGGTGAACAATTTCGTGCTGGTGAAGTTCCTGGGCCTGTGTCCCTTCATGGGCACCTCGCAGCGCCTGGAGACCGCCGTCGGCATGGCCCTGGCCACCACCTTCGTACTGACCCTGGCCTCCGTCAGCTCGTGGGCGATCGACCACTTCCTGCTCTCGCCCTTCGACCTGGGCTACCTGCGCACCCTGTCCTTCATCCTGCTCATTGCCGCCCTGGTGCAGTTCACCGAAATGGTGGTGCGCAAGACCAGCCCGCTGCTCTACCAGGTGCTGGGCATCTTCCTGCCCCTGATCACCAGCAACTGCGCGGTGCTGGGCGTCACCCTACTCAACCAGCAGCAGGGCCACGGCTTCCTGGAGAGCGCCGTCTACGGCTTCGGCGCCGCCCTGGGCTTCTCTTTGGTTCTGATCCTGTTTTCCGGCATCCGGGAACGGATCGCGCTGGCGGATGTTCCAATAGCCTTCAGAGGGTCGGCCATCGCACTGGTGACCGCCGGCCTGCTCTCGCTCGGATTCATGGGCTTCACCGGCCTGGTGCGCATCTAG
- the rsxG gene encoding electron transport complex subunit RsxG yields the protein MRQVGIVGAILAVIAVVGAGLLAGTKEVTEPTIQANQRADRLSQLHELIPDDRFDNDLLEDTIQVRDRAHLGIPGPVTVYRARQDEEPVAAAFRVVAPDGYNGDIQLLVAIWSDGTLAGVRTITHAETPGLGDGIEVAKSDWITQFRGRSLGDPPASEWKVKKDNGAFDQMTGATITSRAVVKAVQRALTFYERRGNAALFAEPTTGEPGEGSQP from the coding sequence ATGAGGCAGGTGGGGATCGTCGGGGCCATCCTGGCCGTGATCGCCGTGGTGGGCGCCGGGCTGCTCGCGGGCACCAAGGAGGTGACCGAGCCCACCATTCAGGCCAACCAGCGCGCCGACCGGCTGTCCCAGCTCCATGAGCTCATCCCGGACGACCGCTTCGACAACGACCTGCTCGAGGACACCATCCAGGTGCGGGACCGCGCCCATCTGGGCATCCCCGGACCCGTCACGGTTTACCGGGCGCGCCAGGACGAGGAGCCCGTGGCCGCCGCCTTCCGGGTGGTCGCCCCCGATGGATACAATGGGGACATCCAGCTCCTGGTGGCCATCTGGAGCGACGGGACCCTGGCGGGGGTCCGTACGATCACTCACGCCGAGACTCCCGGCCTGGGCGACGGCATCGAGGTGGCCAAGAGCGATTGGATCACGCAGTTCCGGGGCCGGTCCCTGGGGGACCCGCCCGCCAGCGAGTGGAAGGTAAAGAAGGACAACGGCGCCTTCGACCAGATGACCGGCGCCACTATCACCTCGCGCGCGGTGGTGAAGGCCGTACAGCGGGCCCTTACATTCTATGAGCGGCGGGGCAACGCCGCCCTGTTTGCCGAGCCAACGACGGGGGAGCCGGGCGAGGGGAGCCAGCCCTAG
- the rplQ gene encoding 50S ribosomal protein L17 has translation MRHRKSGRKLNRRASQRKALLQNQAKSLIEHERITTTVPKAKELRRYVEPMITKAKENTVHRKRLAFAKLQDRRIVGKLFDDLGPRFQQRSGGYTRILKAGYREGDNAPMAIIELVDRPEATEAAEAE, from the coding sequence ATGCGTCACCGCAAATCCGGTCGGAAACTGAATCGCCGCGCCTCCCAGCGCAAGGCCCTGCTTCAGAACCAGGCCAAGTCGCTGATCGAGCACGAGCGGATCACCACCACGGTGCCCAAGGCCAAGGAGCTCCGCCGCTACGTGGAGCCCATGATCACCAAGGCCAAGGAGAACACCGTGCACCGCAAGCGCCTGGCCTTCGCCAAGCTGCAGGACCGGCGGATCGTGGGCAAGCTCTTCGATGACCTCGGGCCGCGGTTTCAACAACGCTCCGGCGGCTACACGCGCATCCTGAAGGCGGGCTACCGCGAGGGCGACAACGCCCCCATGGCCATCATCGAGCTCGTGGATCGCCCCGAGGCGACCGAGGCTGCCGAGGCCGAGTAA
- a CDS encoding electron transport complex subunit E, with amino-acid sequence MSEITLDEVKKVGRNGLWDMNPVLVQLLGLCPLLAVSGTAVNGLGMGLATTLVLTLSGATVSLVRNAIPEEVRLPTFVILIASFVTAVDLLMNAYFHDLHKVLGLFVPLIVTNCTLLGRAEAFASKNPVPLATWDGFMMGMGFTGVLLVLGMIRELLGNGTLFSGAGNMFGPAWAWMETTVIPDYGSFLLMILPPGAFLVLGFLLALKNIVNAKVEERREAQPTEAPAAPEIKPEAT; translated from the coding sequence ATGAGCGAGATCACCCTGGACGAAGTGAAGAAGGTCGGGCGCAACGGCCTGTGGGACATGAACCCGGTTCTGGTTCAGCTGCTGGGCCTGTGTCCCCTCCTCGCAGTGAGCGGGACGGCCGTCAACGGACTGGGCATGGGGTTGGCCACCACCCTGGTGCTGACCCTATCCGGCGCCACAGTGTCCCTGGTACGGAACGCGATCCCCGAGGAGGTCCGCCTCCCCACCTTCGTGATCCTCATCGCCTCCTTCGTCACGGCGGTGGACCTCCTCATGAACGCCTACTTCCACGACCTGCATAAGGTACTGGGGCTCTTCGTGCCCCTCATCGTGACCAACTGCACCCTGCTGGGTCGGGCGGAGGCCTTCGCCTCCAAGAACCCCGTGCCCCTGGCCACCTGGGACGGCTTCATGATGGGAATGGGCTTCACCGGCGTGCTGCTCGTCCTGGGGATGATCCGGGAGCTGCTCGGCAACGGCACCCTGTTCTCGGGGGCGGGGAACATGTTCGGGCCGGCCTGGGCATGGATGGAGACCACCGTCATTCCCGATTACGGCAGCTTCCTGCTCATGATCCTGCCCCCGGGGGCCTTTCTGGTGCTCGGCTTCCTCCTGGCCCTGAAGAACATCGTCAACGCGAAGGTGGAGGAGCGCCGCGAGGCGCAGCCCACGGAGGCCCCGGCCGCCCCGGAGATAAAGCCCGAGGCCACCTGA
- the rsxB gene encoding electron transport complex subunit RsxB, with the protein MWAAILSLGTLSLAIGLFLGYASRKLAVEEDPLVEEIDQRLPQTQCAQCGYPGCRPYAEAIARGEAEINRCPPGGQETVEELAELLGVEPPSLEGEERPPSVAIIEEDKCIGCTLCIQACPVDAIVGAPKQMHTVIEEACTGCELCIEPCPVDCILMVPIPETLENWKWRHPELSAAAPEIEPDRKVATAGG; encoded by the coding sequence ATGTGGGCTGCCATTCTCAGCCTGGGCACCCTGTCGCTTGCCATCGGCCTGTTCCTGGGCTACGCCTCGCGCAAGCTGGCCGTCGAGGAGGACCCCCTGGTGGAGGAGATCGACCAGCGCCTCCCCCAGACCCAGTGTGCCCAGTGCGGATACCCGGGCTGCCGGCCCTACGCCGAGGCCATCGCGCGGGGCGAGGCGGAGATCAACCGCTGTCCGCCGGGCGGCCAGGAGACGGTGGAGGAGCTGGCCGAACTGCTCGGCGTGGAGCCGCCCAGCCTGGAGGGGGAGGAGCGGCCGCCTTCGGTGGCCATCATCGAGGAGGACAAATGCATCGGCTGCACCCTGTGCATCCAGGCGTGTCCGGTGGACGCCATCGTCGGCGCCCCCAAGCAGATGCACACGGTGATCGAGGAGGCCTGCACCGGCTGCGAGCTGTGCATCGAGCCCTGCCCGGTGGACTGCATCCTCATGGTGCCCATCCCCGAGACCCTGGAGAACTGGAAATGGCGGCACCCCGAGCTGTCCGCCGCAGCCCCCGAGATTGAACCGGACAGGAAGGTGGCGACCGCCGGTGGCTGA
- a CDS encoding SAM hydrolase/SAM-dependent halogenase family protein, with translation MSQPVIALFTDFGVSDPYVGQMHARLVAEAPQARIVDLHHYAPAFSPGPAGLLLEALVPHLTPGSVVVGVVDPGVGTARGSLALATDEHWFVGPDNGLFASVLEAREGRCFRLREPEGDGLSVSFHGRDLFGPAAAALARGDRMVLGEEVAEPVRAEARRDAVLYVDHYGNLMTGLVPPEDGGARLRVEGRNIPFARTFGEVGPGELFWYRNSLDRVEIAAREGSAAKRLGAGTGTAVAWIGGV, from the coding sequence ATGTCCCAACCAGTCATCGCGCTGTTCACGGATTTTGGGGTCAGCGACCCCTATGTGGGGCAGATGCATGCCCGGCTCGTCGCCGAGGCCCCCCAGGCGCGGATCGTCGACCTTCACCACTACGCCCCGGCCTTCAGCCCGGGTCCGGCGGGGCTCCTTCTCGAGGCCCTCGTTCCCCATCTGACCCCGGGATCCGTGGTGGTGGGGGTAGTGGATCCCGGGGTCGGCACCGCGCGGGGCTCCCTGGCGCTCGCCACGGACGAGCACTGGTTCGTCGGCCCGGACAACGGGCTTTTCGCCTCGGTGCTCGAGGCCCGCGAAGGGCGGTGCTTCCGGCTCCGGGAGCCCGAAGGGGACGGCCTTTCCGTCAGCTTCCACGGGCGCGACCTCTTCGGACCGGCCGCCGCCGCCCTGGCCCGGGGCGATCGGATGGTCCTCGGGGAGGAGGTGGCGGAGCCGGTCCGCGCGGAAGCACGACGGGATGCGGTCCTCTACGTGGATCACTATGGCAACCTGATGACGGGGCTGGTCCCACCCGAGGACGGCGGGGCCCGGTTGCGGGTGGAGGGGCGGAACATCCCCTTCGCGCGAACCTTCGGGGAGGTGGGGCCGGGGGAGCTGTTCTGGTACCGCAACAGCCTGGATCGCGTGGAGATTGCGGCGCGGGAAGGCTCCGCGGCGAAGCGGCTGGGCGCCGGAACAGGGACGGCGGTCGCCTGGATTGGGGGCGTGTAG
- a CDS encoding RnfABCDGE type electron transport complex subunit D yields MAQSNTAPLATPSSPHAHGGGGVSGVMATVIIALVPVTLFSVYLFGWPVVFMLLTTLAAGLATEALALRFMGRPVRPALTDGSAVVTCLLLGLSLPASAPWWIAVLGAAFAIGVGKQVYGGLGANPFNPAMISRVMLLISFPQQLSTWPAIRPLFSDSALSFTEGLRVTFLGEQGLALTPDATSAATPLGHLKTELTLNRTVDEILAQGYDHTMALFGTLSGSAGETSAVLIVLGGLYMWWRGVIDLRIPGAMVAGTAALAFIFHVYDPDAFAGPLYHVLNGSLLLGAFFIATDMVTSPTTPRGQILFGLGCGALTYIIRTWGGYPEGVSFAIVLMNACVPLIDHFTRPRVFGKERAGGPPLGGGE; encoded by the coding sequence ATGGCGCAGTCCAACACCGCTCCCCTGGCCACCCCCAGCTCCCCCCACGCCCATGGCGGCGGGGGCGTTTCCGGCGTCATGGCCACGGTAATCATCGCCCTGGTGCCCGTGACCCTGTTCTCCGTGTACCTGTTCGGCTGGCCGGTGGTCTTTATGCTCCTGACCACCCTGGCCGCCGGCTTGGCCACGGAGGCCCTCGCCCTCCGCTTCATGGGCCGGCCGGTCCGGCCCGCGCTCACGGACGGCAGCGCCGTGGTCACCTGTCTGCTGCTCGGCCTGTCCCTGCCCGCTTCCGCCCCCTGGTGGATCGCGGTGCTGGGCGCCGCCTTCGCCATCGGCGTTGGCAAGCAGGTGTACGGCGGCCTCGGCGCCAACCCTTTCAATCCCGCCATGATCTCGCGGGTGATGCTGCTGATCTCCTTTCCCCAGCAGCTCTCCACCTGGCCGGCCATCCGCCCCCTGTTCTCGGACAGCGCCCTGTCCTTCACCGAGGGACTGCGGGTCACGTTCCTGGGCGAGCAAGGCCTCGCCCTGACGCCCGACGCGACCTCCGCCGCCACCCCCCTGGGCCACCTCAAGACCGAGCTGACCCTTAACCGCACCGTGGATGAGATCCTGGCGCAGGGCTACGACCACACCATGGCCCTGTTCGGCACCCTGTCCGGGAGCGCCGGGGAGACCTCGGCGGTGCTCATCGTGCTCGGCGGGCTGTACATGTGGTGGCGCGGCGTCATCGACCTGCGCATCCCCGGCGCCATGGTGGCGGGGACCGCCGCGCTCGCCTTCATCTTCCACGTGTACGACCCCGACGCCTTCGCGGGACCGCTGTACCATGTGCTCAACGGGTCCCTGCTACTCGGGGCCTTCTTCATCGCCACGGACATGGTCACCAGCCCCACCACGCCGCGCGGGCAGATCCTGTTCGGCCTGGGCTGCGGGGCGCTCACCTACATCATCCGCACCTGGGGCGGCTACCCCGAAGGGGTGTCCTTCGCGATTGTGCTGATGAACGCCTGCGTGCCCCTGATTGACCACTTCACCCGGCCCCGGGTGTTTGGCAAGGAACGGGCCGGGGGCCCGCCGCTGGGGGGCGGGGAATGA